A window from Streptomyces subrutilus encodes these proteins:
- a CDS encoding coenzyme F420-0:L-glutamate ligase, which yields MTAARVPSYEVRAVDSIPEVRPGDDLAKLIAAAAPDLRDGDVLLVTSKIVSKAEGRIVRASSREEAIDAETVRVVARRGALRIVENRQGLVMAAAGVDASNTAAGTVLLLPEDPDASAAAIRAGLRDLLSADVGVVVTDTFGRPWRAGLTDVAIGSAGVRVLDDLRGGTDAYGNPLSATVVATADELAAAGDLVKGKAAGLPVAVVRGLPHVLGEGSSARDLVRPAADDMFRLGTSEAVREAVTQRRTVRAFTSEPVDPGAVRRAVAAAVTAPAPHHTTPWRFVLLESAAARRELLDAMRDAWVADLRADGRSEESIAKRVRRGEVLRAAPYLVVPCLVTEGAHHYGHARRDAAEREMFVVAMGAGVQNLLVALAGERLGSAWVSSTMFCRDVVREVLALPGDWDPMGAVAVGHPAAAPPRRPDRTAAEFIEVR from the coding sequence GTGACGGCCGCGCGCGTTCCCTCGTACGAGGTACGGGCGGTCGACTCGATCCCCGAGGTCAGGCCGGGCGACGACCTGGCGAAGCTGATCGCGGCGGCCGCGCCCGACCTGCGGGACGGCGATGTCCTGCTGGTCACCTCCAAGATCGTCTCCAAGGCGGAGGGCCGGATCGTGCGGGCCTCCTCGCGCGAGGAGGCCATCGACGCGGAGACCGTACGGGTGGTCGCGCGCCGGGGTGCGCTGCGCATCGTGGAGAACCGGCAGGGCCTGGTGATGGCCGCGGCCGGGGTGGACGCCTCCAACACCGCGGCGGGCACCGTGCTGCTGCTGCCCGAGGATCCGGACGCCTCGGCGGCGGCGATCCGGGCGGGGCTGCGCGACCTCCTCTCCGCGGACGTGGGCGTGGTGGTGACGGACACCTTCGGACGGCCGTGGCGCGCCGGGCTCACCGACGTGGCGATCGGCTCGGCCGGGGTGCGGGTCCTGGACGACCTGCGCGGGGGCACCGACGCGTACGGCAATCCGCTGAGCGCGACCGTGGTGGCCACGGCCGACGAGCTGGCCGCCGCCGGCGACCTGGTCAAGGGCAAGGCCGCCGGGCTGCCGGTGGCGGTGGTGCGCGGGCTGCCCCACGTGCTGGGCGAGGGCTCGTCGGCGCGGGACCTGGTGCGCCCGGCGGCCGACGACATGTTCCGGCTGGGGACCTCCGAGGCGGTGCGGGAGGCCGTGACGCAGCGCCGTACGGTCCGTGCCTTCACCTCCGAGCCGGTGGACCCGGGCGCGGTGCGCCGGGCGGTGGCGGCGGCCGTGACGGCCCCTGCGCCGCACCACACGACGCCGTGGCGGTTCGTGCTGCTGGAGTCGGCGGCGGCGCGGCGGGAGCTGCTGGACGCCATGCGGGACGCGTGGGTCGCCGACCTGCGGGCGGACGGCAGGTCGGAGGAGTCCATCGCGAAGCGGGTGCGGCGCGGGGAGGTCCTGCGGGCCGCCCCGTACCTGGTGGTGCCCTGTCTGGTGACGGAGGGGGCACACCACTACGGGCACGCGCGGCGGGACGCGGCCGAGCGGGAGATGTTCGTGGTCGCGATGGGCGCGGGCGTGCAGAACCTGCTGGTCGCGCTGGCCGGGGAGCGGCTGGGGTCGGCGTGGGTGTCCTCGACGATGTTCTGCCGGGACGTGGTCCGCGAGGTGCTGGCGCTGCCCGGCGACTGGGACCCGATGGGCGCGGTGGCCGTGGGCCACCCGGCCGCGGCGCCGCCGCGGCGGCCGGACCGGACCGCCGCGGAGTTCATCGAGGTCCGCTGA
- the cofD gene encoding 2-phospho-L-lactate transferase, translating into MRIVVLAGGIGGARFLRGLRSAVPDADITVIGNTGDDIHLFGLKVCPDLDTVMYTLGGGINEDQGWGRTDESFTVKEELAAYGVGPTWFGLGDRDFATHIVRTQMLGAGYPLSAVTEALCDRWQPGVRLLPMSDDRVETHVAITDGGTGERRVVHFQEYWVRLRAAVDAEAIVPVGADQATPAPGVLEAVAAADVILFPPSNPVVSVGTILAVPGIREAVASASAPVVGLSPIVGGAPVRGMADKVLAAVGVESTAAAVALHYGNGLLDGWLVDTTDTEAVAEVEASGITCRAVPLMMTDLEATAAMARAALELAEASR; encoded by the coding sequence ATGCGCATCGTTGTTCTGGCCGGCGGTATAGGCGGCGCCCGTTTCCTGCGCGGACTCAGGTCCGCCGTCCCCGACGCGGACATCACGGTCATCGGCAACACCGGTGACGACATTCACCTGTTCGGGCTCAAGGTGTGCCCCGATCTGGACACGGTGATGTACACCCTCGGCGGTGGCATCAACGAGGACCAGGGCTGGGGCCGCACCGACGAGTCCTTCACCGTCAAGGAGGAACTCGCCGCGTACGGCGTCGGACCCACCTGGTTCGGCCTCGGCGACCGCGACTTCGCCACCCACATCGTCCGTACGCAGATGCTCGGCGCGGGCTACCCGCTGAGCGCCGTCACCGAGGCCCTCTGCGACCGCTGGCAGCCCGGCGTCCGGCTGCTGCCCATGTCCGACGACCGGGTCGAGACCCACGTCGCCATCACCGACGGCGGCACCGGCGAGCGCCGGGTCGTCCACTTCCAGGAGTACTGGGTGCGGCTGCGCGCCGCGGTGGACGCGGAGGCGATCGTCCCCGTCGGGGCCGATCAGGCCACACCGGCGCCCGGCGTGCTGGAGGCCGTCGCGGCCGCCGACGTGATCCTGTTCCCGCCGTCCAACCCGGTGGTCTCGGTCGGCACCATCCTGGCCGTGCCCGGCATCCGCGAGGCCGTCGCCTCGGCCTCGGCGCCCGTCGTCGGCCTGTCCCCCATCGTCGGGGGCGCGCCGGTGCGCGGGATGGCCGACAAGGTGCTGGCCGCGGTGGGCGTGGAGTCCACGGCGGCCGCGGTCGCCCTGCACTACGGGAACGGTCTGCTCGACGGCTGGCTGGTGGACACCACCGACACGGAGGCCGTCGCCGAGGTGGAGGCCTCCGGGATCACCTGCCGGGCCGTGCCGCTGATGATGACCGACCTGGAGGCGACCGCCGCGATGGCCCGGGCCGCCCTGGAGCTGGCGGAGGCCTCGCGGTGA
- a CDS encoding cysteine dioxygenase, which translates to MNSATPTPLVTAPAPASGGESDLQIAGDILAVQHLLQPAREHPATVAEFAGLARSIAADRGSWEHLVRYDATTRWYHRLRTGPGYEVWLLSWVPGQGSGAHDHGSSSGVLTVLDGELTEHSPRGRLALGAGSQRVFAPGYAHEVVNDTLDGAVSLHVYFPGLTEMPMHSCSPARPAALSV; encoded by the coding sequence ATGAACAGCGCCACCCCCACCCCCCTGGTCACCGCCCCCGCCCCCGCGTCGGGCGGCGAGAGCGACCTGCAGATCGCCGGCGACATCCTCGCCGTGCAGCACCTCCTCCAGCCCGCCCGCGAGCATCCGGCCACCGTCGCCGAGTTCGCCGGCCTGGCCCGCTCCATCGCCGCGGACCGCGGCTCCTGGGAGCACCTCGTCCGCTACGACGCCACCACCCGCTGGTACCACCGGCTGCGCACCGGCCCCGGCTACGAGGTCTGGCTGCTCAGCTGGGTGCCCGGCCAGGGCAGCGGCGCGCACGACCACGGCAGCTCCTCCGGCGTGCTGACCGTCCTGGACGGCGAGCTCACCGAGCACAGCCCGCGCGGCCGGCTCGCCCTCGGCGCCGGCTCCCAGCGGGTCTTCGCCCCCGGCTACGCCCACGAGGTCGTCAACGACACCCTCGACGGCGCCGTCAGCCTGCACGTCTACTTCCCCGGCCTCACCGAGATGCCGATGCACAGCTGCTCCCCCGCCAGGCCGGCGGCCTTGTCGGTCTGA
- a CDS encoding WhiB family transcriptional regulator, translated as MTELFQELLVEEADEELGWQERALCAQTDPESFFPEKGGSTREAKKVCLACEVRSECLEYALANDERFGIWGGLSERERRRLKKAAV; from the coding sequence ATGACCGAGCTGTTTCAGGAACTGCTGGTCGAGGAGGCGGACGAGGAGCTCGGATGGCAGGAGCGGGCCCTCTGCGCCCAGACCGACCCCGAGTCCTTCTTTCCGGAGAAGGGCGGCTCCACCCGCGAGGCCAAGAAGGTCTGCCTCGCCTGCGAGGTCCGCTCCGAATGCCTTGAGTACGCCCTCGCCAACGACGAGCGATTCGGCATCTGGGGCGGCCTGTCCGAGCGCGAGCGGCGCCGGCTGAAGAAGGCAGCGGTCTGA
- a CDS encoding glycosyltransferase family 2 protein → MSLHSQSAASHQAPATPEFPRHVVTAVLVAHDGARWLPRTLAGLLGQERPAQNHIAADTGSADDSARLLSEALGDQRVLHLARRTGFGTAVEESARTAGTLTPEDLPYLKRPSGWDPVSRTWRDDAYDLPELPHGEPVQWLWLLHDDSAPEPDALTELLRVADQNPDAAVIGPKLRGWYDKKQLLEAGVTLARSGRRWTGLDRREQDQGQHDQVRPVLSVSTAGMLVRRDVYDALGGFDRRLPLMRDDVDLCWRAQSAGHTVLVAPDAVMRHAEASARERRTVDCAGRTTSSPHRVDKAGAVYTMLANSSGRALPYVLLRILVGTALRTLAYLIGKAPGQAVDELAGLLATLLRPGRVLAARAARRRSAVPAAELRPLFPPPGASLRANAEQLAEYFGRDRDTEPAAAGRHGGASILTPPGEDGHHPQPERFARLRRIARNPAPVLFGLLLLVSLVACRSLIGSGSFMGGALLPAPDSGSDLWRAYTDGWHSVSTGSTADAPPYLAVLGALSTLLFGSTHAALTLLLVGAVPLAGLSAYFASRPLVESRLLRAWAAVAYAFLPAVTGALAAGRIGTAVLAVLLPLIARSAVAAFALDGADADRAGWRPVWTLTLLLTLATAFTPVVWPLAAALGAAALVLRRARWKAYGLRLLAALAVPLLALAPWSLGLLLHPGRLLREAGLPYATGSATGPGLVAANPGGPGTGGSLLLAGIVLAALAALLRADRRLAVRTAWATALAALLLAVLLDRAAWAGPATLVHGLALLAAALLGADGARVRVAARSFGWRQPVAVLIALAAAAGPLIGAAGWVLDGADGPLRRRDPVQVPAFVADAGGDDNQTRTLVLDREGPATVSYSLVRGSGGSLGDAEAIAATGGDPRLDKVVSNLVAGSGADQSSQLSAFAIRFVMFRPGGPEDIRRVLDATPGLSRRHQQDGTALWGVEPWLPRAVILPAQQGEAPVPVASGPVEAHGRIPAGEAGRVLRIADRADSGWQATLDGKPLKPRTLDGWAQGFELPAAAGRLDLVHENSLPRTLWHWVQGLLALVLLVMALPGRRARLDDDLPEEEAALPAQPGPAEAGEGRRARRLRAEAQTPDAPQPAAAVADPYAQIPAQPVYGEDAYAYQPYGGDQGGYAYEPRQPQAPRQPYAPEPEYGRYPEPGHDAPHPQQQYPPQVAQPDPAAPEHPHPYDPYAPYEPPYEPPYEPPYEPPYEPPYDSRGQHDPRPDGSPQQ, encoded by the coding sequence ATGTCCCTGCACAGCCAGTCGGCGGCCTCCCACCAGGCCCCCGCCACACCCGAGTTCCCCCGGCACGTCGTCACCGCGGTCCTCGTCGCCCACGACGGCGCACGCTGGCTGCCCCGGACGCTCGCCGGCCTCCTCGGCCAGGAACGCCCCGCGCAGAACCACATCGCCGCCGACACCGGCAGCGCCGACGACTCCGCCCGCCTGCTCTCCGAGGCCCTCGGCGACCAACGGGTCCTGCACCTGGCCCGCAGAACCGGATTCGGCACCGCCGTCGAGGAGTCCGCCCGCACCGCGGGCACCCTCACCCCCGAGGACCTCCCGTACCTCAAGCGCCCCAGCGGCTGGGACCCCGTCAGCCGCACCTGGCGCGACGACGCGTACGACCTCCCCGAACTGCCCCACGGCGAACCGGTCCAGTGGCTCTGGCTGCTGCACGACGACAGCGCCCCCGAACCCGACGCCCTCACCGAACTGCTGCGCGTCGCCGACCAGAACCCCGACGCCGCCGTCATCGGCCCCAAACTGCGCGGCTGGTACGACAAGAAGCAGCTCCTCGAAGCCGGCGTCACCCTCGCCCGCAGCGGCCGCCGCTGGACCGGCCTCGACCGCCGCGAACAGGACCAGGGCCAGCACGACCAGGTCCGCCCCGTCCTCTCCGTCTCCACCGCCGGCATGCTCGTGCGCCGCGACGTCTACGACGCCCTCGGCGGCTTCGACCGCCGCCTGCCCCTCATGCGCGACGACGTCGACCTGTGCTGGCGCGCACAGAGCGCCGGCCACACCGTCCTCGTCGCCCCCGACGCCGTCATGCGGCACGCCGAGGCCTCCGCCCGCGAACGCCGCACCGTCGACTGCGCCGGCCGCACCACCTCCAGCCCGCACCGCGTCGACAAGGCCGGCGCCGTCTACACGATGCTCGCCAACAGCTCCGGCCGCGCCCTTCCGTACGTCCTGCTGCGCATCCTCGTCGGCACCGCCCTGCGCACCCTCGCCTACCTGATCGGCAAGGCCCCCGGCCAGGCCGTCGACGAACTCGCCGGACTGCTCGCCACCCTGCTGCGCCCCGGCCGCGTCCTGGCCGCCCGCGCCGCCCGCCGCCGGTCCGCCGTCCCGGCCGCCGAGCTGCGCCCGCTGTTCCCGCCGCCCGGCGCCTCGCTGCGGGCCAACGCCGAACAGCTCGCCGAGTACTTCGGCCGCGACCGCGACACCGAGCCCGCCGCCGCCGGCCGGCACGGCGGCGCCAGCATCCTCACCCCGCCCGGCGAGGACGGCCACCACCCGCAGCCCGAACGCTTCGCGCGGCTGCGGCGGATCGCCCGCAACCCCGCGCCCGTCCTCTTCGGCCTGCTCCTGCTCGTCTCCCTCGTCGCCTGCCGCTCCCTGATCGGCTCCGGCTCCTTCATGGGCGGCGCCCTGCTGCCCGCCCCCGACAGCGGCTCCGACCTCTGGCGCGCCTACACCGACGGCTGGCACTCCGTCTCCACCGGCTCCACCGCCGACGCGCCCCCCTACCTCGCCGTCCTCGGAGCCCTGTCCACCCTGCTGTTCGGCTCCACCCACGCCGCCCTGACCCTGCTGCTCGTCGGCGCCGTCCCGCTCGCCGGACTCAGCGCCTACTTCGCCTCCCGGCCGCTCGTCGAGTCCCGCCTGCTGCGCGCCTGGGCCGCCGTCGCCTACGCCTTCCTGCCCGCCGTGACCGGAGCCCTCGCCGCCGGCCGCATCGGCACCGCCGTCCTCGCCGTCCTGCTCCCGCTCATCGCCCGCTCCGCCGTCGCCGCCTTCGCCCTCGACGGAGCCGACGCCGACCGGGCCGGCTGGCGCCCGGTGTGGACCCTCACCCTCCTGCTCACCCTGGCCACCGCCTTCACCCCCGTCGTCTGGCCGCTCGCCGCCGCCCTCGGCGCCGCCGCGCTCGTCCTGCGCCGCGCCCGCTGGAAGGCGTACGGCCTGCGGCTCCTGGCCGCCCTCGCCGTGCCCCTCCTCGCCCTCGCCCCCTGGTCCCTCGGCCTGCTCCTGCACCCCGGACGCCTCCTGCGCGAGGCCGGACTGCCCTACGCGACCGGCTCCGCCACCGGCCCCGGCCTCGTCGCCGCCAACCCCGGCGGCCCCGGCACCGGCGGCTCCCTGCTCCTCGCCGGCATCGTGCTGGCCGCCCTGGCCGCCCTGCTCCGCGCCGACCGGAGGCTCGCCGTCCGCACCGCCTGGGCCACCGCCCTCGCCGCGCTGCTCCTCGCCGTCCTCCTCGACCGCGCCGCCTGGGCCGGCCCCGCCACCCTCGTCCACGGCCTCGCCCTCCTCGCCGCCGCCCTCCTCGGCGCCGACGGAGCACGGGTGCGGGTCGCCGCGCGCAGCTTCGGCTGGCGCCAGCCGGTGGCCGTCCTGATCGCGCTGGCCGCCGCCGCCGGACCGCTGATCGGCGCGGCCGGCTGGGTCCTCGACGGCGCCGACGGACCGCTCCGGCGCCGCGACCCCGTCCAAGTGCCGGCCTTCGTCGCCGACGCGGGCGGGGACGACAACCAGACCCGCACCCTCGTCCTCGACCGCGAGGGCCCCGCGACCGTCTCCTACAGCCTGGTCCGCGGCTCCGGCGGCAGCCTCGGCGACGCCGAGGCCATCGCCGCGACCGGCGGCGACCCCCGCCTCGACAAGGTCGTCTCCAACCTCGTCGCCGGCTCCGGCGCCGACCAGTCCAGCCAGCTCAGCGCCTTCGCCATCCGCTTCGTCATGTTCCGCCCCGGCGGACCCGAGGACATCCGCCGCGTCCTCGACGCCACCCCCGGCCTCAGCCGCCGCCACCAGCAGGACGGCACCGCCCTCTGGGGCGTCGAACCCTGGCTGCCGCGCGCCGTCATCCTCCCCGCCCAGCAGGGCGAGGCGCCCGTCCCGGTCGCCTCCGGCCCCGTCGAGGCCCACGGCAGGATCCCGGCCGGCGAAGCGGGCCGCGTGCTGCGCATCGCCGACCGGGCCGACTCCGGCTGGCAGGCCACCCTCGACGGCAAGCCCCTCAAGCCCAGGACGCTGGACGGCTGGGCCCAGGGCTTCGAACTGCCCGCCGCCGCCGGCCGCCTCGACCTCGTCCACGAGAACTCCCTGCCGCGCACCCTGTGGCACTGGGTCCAGGGCCTCCTCGCCCTCGTGCTGCTCGTGATGGCCCTGCCCGGCCGGCGCGCCCGCCTCGACGACGACCTGCCCGAGGAAGAGGCCGCGCTCCCCGCCCAGCCCGGCCCCGCCGAGGCCGGCGAGGGCCGCCGGGCCCGCCGGCTGCGCGCCGAGGCCCAGACCCCGGACGCACCGCAGCCGGCCGCCGCCGTCGCCGACCCCTACGCGCAGATCCCCGCGCAGCCCGTCTACGGCGAGGACGCGTACGCCTACCAGCCCTACGGCGGGGACCAGGGCGGCTACGCCTACGAGCCCCGGCAGCCGCAGGCACCCCGGCAGCCCTACGCACCGGAGCCGGAGTACGGCCGGTACCCCGAGCCGGGCCACGACGCGCCCCACCCGCAGCAGCAGTACCCGCCCCAGGTGGCGCAGCCCGACCCGGCCGCCCCGGAGCACCCCCACCCGTACGACCCCTACGCGCCGTACGAACCGCCGTACGAACCGCCGTACGAACCGCCGTACGAACCGCCCTACGAACCGCCGTACGACAGCCGCGGACAGCACGACCCGCGTCCCGACGGGAGCCCCCAGCAGTGA
- a CDS encoding DUF5719 family protein — MKHRAPLTLAAVTAALAALAALASLTAPAAEGKAADGKTAAAVRMPVERSLLVCPAPSSSDIADTAYTAFTPAAPGGAKTQGTARLLGATAEAKPVLEPKEPGKPFGATASGADAPALNGTADGALAPGWTVQQTTKVSVGRARGLLGAGCTAPGTDFWFPAVSTAKGREDYVHLTNPDDAAAVVDIRLFGPDGALKTDAGAGENIRIDPRSSASVLLSSLAPATQLADATAHVTTRAGRVGASVQVAEDGVGADWLPAAADPTGSPVLPGIPADAASVRLVVFAPGDQDADLALRLAGPGGAISPAGNEQVHVKAGMTASVDLGDLTRGEPGSLLLTPVDAKKAAPVVAALRVVRGAGTKQELGFVPAAGPVGARATAADNRPDENATVLSLTAPAADAKVRVTASPGTGGGEAASQEVALKAGTTQKVTLAPTGGKGPYALTVETLSGGPVHAARTLSLPHDGIAMFTVQTLSDDRSTVSVPRARQDLSVLTR, encoded by the coding sequence GTGAAGCACCGCGCACCCCTGACGCTGGCGGCCGTGACGGCGGCCCTCGCCGCCCTCGCCGCGCTGGCCTCCCTCACCGCGCCCGCCGCCGAGGGGAAGGCGGCCGACGGCAAGACGGCCGCCGCCGTCCGGATGCCGGTCGAGCGGTCCCTGCTCGTGTGCCCGGCGCCCAGCTCCTCGGACATCGCCGACACCGCGTACACGGCGTTCACCCCGGCGGCCCCGGGCGGCGCCAAGACCCAGGGCACCGCCCGGCTGCTCGGCGCGACCGCCGAGGCCAAGCCCGTACTGGAGCCCAAGGAGCCCGGCAAGCCCTTCGGGGCCACCGCCTCCGGCGCCGACGCCCCCGCGCTGAACGGCACCGCCGACGGGGCCCTGGCCCCCGGCTGGACCGTGCAGCAGACGACCAAGGTCTCGGTCGGCCGCGCCCGCGGCCTGCTCGGAGCCGGCTGCACCGCACCCGGCACCGACTTCTGGTTCCCGGCGGTGAGCACCGCCAAGGGCCGCGAGGACTACGTGCACCTCACCAACCCGGACGACGCCGCGGCCGTGGTCGACATCCGGCTGTTCGGACCCGACGGGGCCCTGAAGACCGACGCGGGCGCCGGCGAGAACATCCGCATCGACCCCCGGTCCAGCGCCTCCGTCCTGCTGTCCTCGCTGGCCCCCGCGACCCAACTGGCCGACGCCACCGCCCACGTGACCACCCGTGCCGGCCGCGTCGGCGCCTCGGTGCAGGTCGCCGAGGACGGGGTGGGCGCCGACTGGCTGCCCGCGGCCGCCGACCCGACGGGCTCCCCGGTGCTCCCCGGCATCCCCGCGGACGCCGCCTCCGTACGGCTGGTCGTCTTCGCCCCCGGCGACCAGGACGCGGACCTCGCGCTCCGGCTGGCCGGCCCCGGCGGCGCCATCAGCCCGGCGGGCAACGAACAGGTGCACGTGAAGGCCGGGATGACGGCGAGCGTGGACCTCGGGGACCTGACCCGGGGCGAGCCCGGCTCCCTGCTGCTGACCCCGGTGGACGCGAAGAAGGCCGCACCGGTCGTCGCCGCGCTCCGCGTGGTCCGCGGTGCCGGGACCAAGCAGGAACTGGGCTTCGTCCCCGCCGCCGGACCCGTCGGCGCACGGGCCACCGCGGCCGACAACCGGCCCGACGAGAACGCCACCGTGCTGTCCCTGACCGCCCCCGCGGCCGACGCCAAGGTCCGGGTCACGGCCTCGCCGGGCACCGGAGGCGGTGAGGCCGCCTCCCAGGAGGTGGCGCTCAAGGCCGGCACCACCCAGAAGGTGACCCTCGCCCCGACCGGCGGCAAGGGCCCCTACGCCCTCACCGTGGAGACCCTCTCGGGCGGCCCGGTCCACGCGGCCCGCACCCTGTCCCTCCCGCACGACGGCATCGCCATGTTCACCGTCCAGACCCTCTCGGACGACCGCTCCACGGTCTCCGTGCCCCGCGCCCGCCAGGACCTGTCGGTGCTGACCCGCTGA
- a CDS encoding metallopeptidase family protein: MTDSPLPPRPADLPAEPRPRRRDRHGRGMRGPVAPPQVPLSASRAELFQDLVRDSVERLERRFPQLAEVEFLVGDVPGPPGGADGGWNDEAVPLGAMQEPREGRPARIVVFRRPVDIRTKTRDEKALLVHEIVVEQVAELLGLSPETVDPRYGQD; the protein is encoded by the coding sequence GTGACGGACAGCCCCCTTCCTCCCCGACCGGCCGACCTCCCCGCCGAGCCCCGCCCGCGCCGTCGTGACCGGCACGGACGGGGGATGCGCGGGCCCGTGGCCCCGCCCCAGGTGCCGCTGTCGGCGAGCCGGGCGGAGCTTTTCCAGGACCTCGTGCGGGACTCGGTGGAGCGGTTGGAGCGGCGCTTCCCCCAACTGGCCGAAGTGGAGTTCCTCGTCGGTGACGTCCCCGGTCCGCCGGGCGGCGCGGACGGCGGCTGGAACGACGAGGCGGTGCCGCTGGGCGCGATGCAGGAGCCGCGGGAGGGGCGGCCGGCGCGGATCGTCGTCTTCCGGCGGCCGGTGGACATCCGGACCAAGACGCGCGACGAGAAGGCGCTGCTGGTGCACGAGATCGTGGTGGAGCAGGTGGCGGAGCTGCTGGGCCTCTCGCCGGAGACCGTGGACCCGCGGTACGGCCAGGACTGA
- a CDS encoding DUF3499 domain-containing protein, which translates to MSLVRRCSRTACGRPAVATLTYVYADSTAVLGPLATYAEPHCYDLCAEHSERLTAPRGWDVVRLSDGSGPARPSGDDLEALANAVREAARPPERAAGAGGSGQGGPSTGETRRGHLRVLRSPDS; encoded by the coding sequence GTGAGCCTTGTACGTCGCTGTTCGCGCACCGCGTGCGGCCGCCCTGCCGTCGCGACACTGACGTACGTCTACGCCGATTCGACCGCAGTTCTCGGCCCGCTCGCCACCTACGCCGAACCCCACTGCTACGACCTGTGCGCCGAGCACTCGGAGCGCCTGACCGCCCCGCGCGGCTGGGACGTCGTCCGGCTGTCCGACGGCTCGGGCCCGGCGCGCCCGAGCGGCGACGACCTCGAAGCCCTCGCCAACGCCGTCCGCGAGGCGGCCCGCCCGCCCGAACGCGCGGCCGGGGCGGGCGGTTCAGGTCAAGGTGGCCCCTCCACCGGCGAAACCCGCCGCGGACACCTGCGCGTCTTGCGCTCGCCGGATTCCTGA
- a CDS encoding phosphomannomutase/phosphoglucomutase — protein sequence MAADLSNIVKAYDVRGVVPDEWDEHLAELFGAAFVEVVDATAIVIGHDMRPSSPGLSAAFARGAAARGVDVTLIGLCSTDQLYYASGHLGLPGAMFTASHNPARYNGIKLCRAGAAPVGQDTGLSQIRALVEKWSDDGAPAAAPGTTPGTITELDTLPGYAAHLKGLVDLTAIRPLKVVVDAGNGMGGHTVPTVFDGLPLDVVPMYFELDGSFPNHEANPLDPKNVVDLQARVLAEGADLGIAFDGDADRCFIIDERGVGVSPSAITALVAARELARNGGTGTVIHNLITSWSVPEVVREHGGTPVRTRVGHSFIKEEMAKTGAIFGGEHSAHYYFKDFWNADTGMLAALHVLAALGGQEGTLSDLVSSYDRYAGSGEINSTVEDQKGRLAAVKDTYGSREGVTIDELDGLTATADDWWFNVRASNTEPLLRLNVEARDEATLAAVRDEVLALIRA from the coding sequence GTGGCCGCAGATCTTTCGAACATCGTCAAGGCGTACGACGTCCGGGGCGTCGTGCCCGACGAGTGGGACGAGCACCTGGCCGAGCTGTTCGGCGCGGCATTCGTGGAGGTCGTCGACGCCACCGCCATCGTGATCGGCCACGACATGCGCCCCTCCTCCCCGGGCCTGTCCGCCGCCTTCGCCCGCGGAGCCGCCGCCCGCGGCGTGGACGTCACCCTCATCGGGCTCTGCTCCACCGACCAGCTCTACTACGCGTCCGGCCACCTCGGCCTCCCCGGCGCCATGTTCACGGCCTCCCACAACCCGGCCCGGTACAACGGCATCAAGCTCTGCCGCGCCGGCGCCGCCCCCGTGGGCCAGGACACCGGCCTCTCGCAGATCCGCGCGCTCGTCGAGAAGTGGTCCGACGACGGCGCCCCCGCCGCCGCCCCGGGCACCACCCCCGGCACCATCACCGAGCTGGACACCCTCCCGGGCTACGCCGCGCACCTCAAGGGCCTGGTGGACCTCACCGCCATCCGCCCGCTCAAGGTCGTCGTCGACGCGGGCAACGGCATGGGCGGCCACACCGTCCCGACCGTGTTCGACGGCCTCCCGCTGGACGTCGTCCCCATGTACTTCGAGCTCGACGGCAGTTTCCCGAACCACGAGGCCAACCCGCTCGACCCGAAGAACGTCGTCGACCTCCAGGCCCGCGTGCTCGCCGAGGGCGCCGACCTCGGCATCGCCTTCGACGGCGACGCCGACCGCTGCTTCATCATCGACGAGCGCGGCGTCGGCGTGTCCCCGTCGGCGATCACCGCCCTGGTCGCCGCCCGCGAGCTGGCCCGCAACGGCGGCACCGGCACCGTGATCCACAACCTGATCACCTCCTGGTCCGTCCCCGAGGTCGTCCGCGAGCACGGCGGCACCCCCGTCCGCACCCGCGTCGGCCACTCCTTCATCAAGGAGGAGATGGCCAAGACCGGCGCCATCTTCGGCGGCGAGCACTCGGCCCACTACTACTTCAAGGACTTCTGGAACGCGGACACCGGCATGCTCGCCGCGCTCCACGTCCTCGCGGCCCTCGGCGGCCAGGAGGGCACCCTCTCCGACCTGGTCTCCTCCTACGACCGCTACGCCGGCTCCGGTGAGATCAACTCCACCGTCGAGGACCAGAAGGGCCGCCTCGCCGCCGTCAAGGACACCTACGGCTCCCGCGAGGGCGTCACCATCGACGAACTGGACGGCCTGACCGCCACCGCCGACGACTGGTGGTTCAACGTCCGCGCCTCCAACACCGAGCCGCTGCTGCGCCTCAACGTGGAGGCCCGCGACGAGGCCACCCTGGCCGCGGTCCGCGACGAGGTCCTCGCCCTCATCCGCGCCTGA
- a CDS encoding Trm112 family protein, which produces MPLEAGLLEILACPACHAPLADESADETAPELICTGQDCGLAYPVRDGIPVLLVDEARRPA; this is translated from the coding sequence ATGCCGCTCGAAGCCGGTCTCCTGGAGATCCTCGCCTGCCCCGCCTGCCACGCGCCCCTCGCGGACGAGTCGGCCGACGAGACGGCACCCGAGCTGATCTGCACCGGCCAGGACTGCGGCCTCGCCTACCCGGTCCGCGACGGCATCCCGGTCCTCCTCGTGGACGAGGCCCGCCGCCCCGCCTGA